The Deltaproteobacteria bacterium region GCCTTGCGCGCGATGGGAATGAGCCCGTGCTTGCTGCACACATCCTTTTTCACGCGGGCGATGGCGTCGGTGCGGATGTGACTCTTCGTAAGGTTGATGATCGGCAGCGAGAGCTGATGCGCGAGCACGTTGATGAGGGCTTCCTCGGTCAGAAATCCCATGCGGACGAGGTGCGACCCGAGCCGCCCGCCGAACGCGTTCTGGTCGGCCAGCGCGGCCTTGAGCTGATAATCGGCGATGATGCGATTCTCGACCAGGACGTCGCCCAGCCGTCGTCTGTCGTTCACCATCGGCTCCCCTCAGTTCCGCAGTTCGCGCACCCGCACGCCCGGCGGAGCTTCGATACGTAGATCTTCCGCCGTGGGACCCTGCCCGATCCGGATCTCGTCGAGCCGGACGATCAGGGTCGCGCCGCGCGACGGCGCGCGCACGGTCAGCCGCGTCGGCAGAGGCAGATTCCCCTCGCGGTGCTTTTCGCACTCCACCACGGCCAACGTCTCGGAATCGGGATCAGCATCCTGAAAAATGGAAAACCTTGTCAAGCGAAATTGTGAGCCCTCTATCACCGCCCGGCGCAAATGACCCTCGCCGTTGACGCTTTCCAGCACGATCGCGCCCTCCGGCTCGCCGGGAACCCGTTTTGCGAGCGTCCACTCACCGCCATCCGCGGGAGGCAGCCCGCCCGCGAGAATCCAGGGCAGCGGCGCGGGATCGACCGGAACGTCGAGCAGACGGTCGAGCAGCGTTTTCGCGTCGCCCCGCACCAAGACGCCCTCCATGCGGTCGAGAAATCC contains the following coding sequences:
- a CDS encoding DUF4292 domain-containing protein, producing MRRIVRASAVAAALALVVFASACARTAPPTQLPTPPVRDLAQAMMDRAVAYTASGGVRAGGMLFGFADAEFAVDPRAGVRVDVFTPFMTPAGSLVLTPGGAGFLDRMEGVLVRGDAKTLLDRLLDVPVDPAPLPWILAGGLPPADGGEWTLAKRVPGEPEGAIVLESVNGEGHLRRAVIEGSQFRLTRFSIFQDADPDSETLAVVECEKHREGNLPLPTRLTVRAPSRGATLIVRLDEIRIGQGPTAEDLRIEAPPGVRVRELRN